From a region of the Prevotella melaninogenica genome:
- a CDS encoding IS982 family transposase, with protein MITKDKITEIFCIADDFCKEFELETDKIGLSERNKGCHRHRRWRMSKSEIITILICFHFNSYRNFRHYYTFFVKEHLADLFPNQLSYNRFLELEARVSVEMMMFLQICCFGRCTGISFIDSTCIPVCHNKRICRNKVFRNYATRGKSTMGWYFGFKLHLICNERGEILNFMLTKANVDDRDENVFNRLTDNVFGKLFADKGYISQGLFERLFNDGINLVTGIRSNMKNKLMPLYDRLLLRKRSVIETINDELKNVAQLVHSRHRSIFNFAMNVLSAIAAYCFFEKKPAVNIDFTIEQHSGQLTLF; from the coding sequence ATGATTACCAAGGACAAAATTACTGAAATTTTCTGTATTGCAGATGACTTTTGCAAAGAATTTGAGTTAGAAACTGATAAAATAGGTCTCTCAGAAAGGAATAAAGGATGTCATCGCCATCGCAGGTGGCGTATGAGTAAGTCTGAAATCATAACGATATTAATTTGCTTCCACTTTAATTCCTATCGTAATTTTCGTCACTATTATACCTTTTTCGTAAAAGAGCATTTAGCAGATTTATTTCCAAATCAATTGTCTTATAATCGTTTTCTTGAATTAGAGGCAAGAGTCTCTGTAGAGATGATGATGTTCCTGCAGATATGTTGTTTTGGGAGGTGTACTGGTATTAGTTTTATTGACTCAACTTGTATTCCAGTTTGCCATAATAAACGTATTTGTCGCAATAAGGTTTTTAGAAATTATGCAACAAGGGGTAAGAGTACAATGGGATGGTATTTTGGATTCAAACTACATCTTATTTGTAATGAAAGAGGTGAGATTCTAAACTTTATGCTCACTAAAGCAAATGTTGATGACCGAGACGAAAATGTATTTAACAGGTTGACAGACAATGTATTTGGTAAATTGTTTGCAGACAAAGGGTACATTTCTCAAGGATTATTTGAGCGATTGTTCAATGATGGAATAAATTTAGTTACTGGCATTAGGAGTAACATGAAAAACAAACTAATGCCACTTTATGATAGACTTCTTCTAAGGAAAAGATCTGTAATAGAGACTATCAATGATGAGCTAAAGAATGTAGCTCAATTAGTGCATTCAAGGCATAGAAGCATATTTAATTTCGCAATGAATGTTCTCTCTGCTATTGCAGCCTACTGCTTCTTTGAGAAGAAGCCAGCAGTGAACATAGACTTTACTATAGAGCAACATTCGGGACAGCTTACATTATTCTAA
- a CDS encoding bifunctional 3,4-dihydroxy-2-butanone-4-phosphate synthase/GTP cyclohydrolase II, with protein MEDFKLDSIEDALKDFREGKFVIVVDDEDRENEGDLIMAAEMITPEKVNFMLKNARGVLCVPITISRAEELDLPHQVSDNTSVLGTPFTITVDKLEGCSTGVSTHDRAETIKALADPNSTPQTFGRPGHVNPLYAQDNGVLRRSGHTEAAVDLCKLAGCFPAGVLMEIMNEDGTMARMPDLQKRAKEWGMKIISIKDIIAYRLKNETSIVVGEEVELPTQYGMFHLVPFRQANGLEHMALIKGTWKENEPVLVRVHSSCATGDILGSQRCDCGEQLHKAMEMIEKEGKGVIIYMQQEGRGIGLMNKIAAYKLQDQGLDTVEANLHLGFRPDERDYGCGAQMLRHLGVHKMRLITNNPTKRVGLEAYGLEIEENVPIEITPNKFDYRYLKTKRDRMGHDLHL; from the coding sequence ATGGAAGATTTTAAACTCGATAGCATCGAGGATGCACTGAAAGACTTTCGGGAAGGAAAGTTCGTTATCGTAGTAGATGATGAAGACCGAGAGAATGAAGGCGACCTTATTATGGCTGCAGAAATGATTACGCCAGAGAAGGTTAACTTCATGTTGAAGAATGCACGAGGTGTGCTTTGTGTTCCTATAACGATATCACGTGCGGAAGAATTGGATTTGCCTCATCAGGTTTCTGATAACACATCAGTACTTGGAACTCCTTTCACCATTACGGTTGATAAGTTAGAAGGCTGTTCAACAGGTGTGTCTACACACGACCGTGCTGAAACAATTAAGGCTTTGGCTGATCCTAATTCTACTCCTCAGACTTTCGGCCGTCCTGGACATGTCAATCCACTTTATGCTCAGGATAATGGTGTTTTGCGTCGTTCGGGTCATACTGAAGCCGCTGTCGACCTCTGTAAGCTCGCAGGTTGTTTCCCAGCAGGTGTGTTAATGGAGATTATGAACGAAGATGGTACGATGGCTCGTATGCCTGATTTGCAGAAGCGTGCAAAGGAATGGGGTATGAAGATTATCAGTATCAAGGACATTATAGCCTATCGTCTGAAGAACGAAACAAGTATTGTCGTTGGTGAGGAAGTAGAACTCCCTACACAATATGGTATGTTTCACTTGGTTCCATTCCGTCAAGCAAATGGCTTGGAACACATGGCACTTATCAAGGGTACATGGAAAGAAAACGAACCAGTACTTGTACGTGTGCACTCTTCATGTGCAACGGGTGATATTCTCGGTAGTCAGCGTTGTGATTGTGGTGAACAGCTTCATAAGGCAATGGAGATGATTGAGAAAGAAGGCAAGGGTGTTATCATCTATATGCAGCAGGAAGGTCGTGGCATTGGTTTGATGAATAAGATTGCAGCCTATAAGTTGCAAGACCAAGGTCTTGATACAGTTGAGGCTAACCTTCATCTTGGTTTCCGTCCAGACGAACGCGATTATGGTTGTGGAGCACAGATGTTGCGTCATCTTGGTGTTCATAAGATGCGTTTAATAACAAACAATCCAACAAAACGAGTAGGTCTTGAGGCTTATGGCTTAGAGATTGAGGAGAATGTACCTATTGAGATTACTCCAAACAAGTTTGACTATCGCTATCTGAAAACTAAGCGTGATCGTATGGGACACGATTTGCATCTATAA
- a CDS encoding LptF/LptG family permease yields the protein MFQIKKLDIFIAKQFGMLFMGTFFISLFVLMMQFLWRYVDDLIGKGLSMDVLGQFFWYMSLMMVPQALPLAILLSSLISYGNLGESSELTAIKAAGISLIQSFRGLIVVSIFIAFGSFYFQNNVGPIAHKHIAQLLISMKQKSPELEIPEGIFYDGIPQTNLYVEKKDLKTGHLYNIMVYRMTDSYEDQAIILADSGMLQSTADKKHLVLNLWSGEWFENMRSQEMGNSASVPYRRETFAHKHIVLDFDGDFNLTDMAGISNDARTKSIQKIQHDKDSLVHVYDSVGNAFYKDAQTVYYRDPNLKASEKKQAIKLSGEKAFNVDSVFKKLPADQRRYVIDQALSTVQQEVSDLDFKSMITSDGDRLIRLHDIETINKFTLSLICIIFFFIGAPLGAIIRKGGLGIPIIISVIVFIIFYILDNTGYRMSRQGDWAIWFGKGLSMAVLIPMAVFFTYKANNDSAVFNADMYKNMLMKMFGLRVKRSIASKEVILNDPDYSKAAVQLSDLSVRITEYAKTRRLKSAPNIIKVFFRYHTDHVIEKINDELENVIEDLGNTRNKVIMAELNKYPILAVKAHTRPFDHKWSNILAAVIVPAGIFFYFRMWRFRLRLYRDLRTIISCNDTIIAEIQRIKEKEEAKGY from the coding sequence ATGTTTCAAATCAAGAAGTTAGATATATTCATTGCCAAGCAGTTTGGCATGCTTTTCATGGGAACATTCTTCATCAGCTTGTTTGTGTTGATGATGCAGTTCTTGTGGCGATATGTTGATGACTTGATTGGAAAAGGATTGTCAATGGACGTTCTTGGACAATTCTTTTGGTATATGAGCTTGATGATGGTGCCACAGGCGCTCCCTTTGGCGATTCTTCTTTCATCTCTTATTTCTTATGGTAACCTTGGCGAAAGTTCAGAGTTGACAGCAATAAAAGCAGCTGGTATCTCTTTGATTCAGTCGTTTAGAGGACTGATTGTTGTTAGTATTTTTATCGCTTTTGGTTCTTTTTACTTCCAAAATAACGTAGGACCAATAGCACATAAACATATTGCCCAACTGCTTATCTCTATGAAGCAGAAAAGTCCTGAGTTGGAAATCCCAGAAGGAATCTTCTATGATGGTATTCCACAAACCAACCTCTATGTAGAGAAGAAAGACTTAAAGACAGGTCACCTATATAATATTATGGTGTACCGAATGACGGATAGCTACGAAGATCAGGCTATTATCCTCGCAGACTCAGGTATGTTGCAGTCTACAGCAGATAAGAAACATCTTGTTCTGAACCTATGGAGTGGCGAGTGGTTTGAGAATATGCGCTCACAAGAAATGGGAAATAGTGCCAGTGTTCCTTATCGTCGAGAGACATTTGCACACAAGCATATTGTTCTTGACTTCGATGGAGACTTCAATCTTACGGATATGGCTGGTATCTCTAACGATGCTCGTACGAAGAGTATTCAGAAGATACAGCACGACAAGGATTCCTTAGTGCATGTTTATGATAGTGTGGGTAATGCTTTTTATAAGGATGCGCAGACTGTTTATTATCGAGATCCTAACCTTAAAGCTTCCGAGAAGAAACAGGCTATTAAGCTGTCGGGAGAAAAGGCGTTTAATGTAGACTCGGTATTTAAAAAGCTTCCTGCAGACCAGCGTCGTTATGTTATAGACCAAGCGTTGTCTACTGTTCAGCAAGAAGTTAGCGACCTCGACTTTAAGAGTATGATAACCAGCGATGGTGATAGGCTAATCCGTTTACATGATATTGAGACGATTAACAAGTTCACCTTGTCGTTGATATGTATTATCTTCTTCTTTATCGGAGCTCCACTTGGTGCGATTATCCGTAAGGGAGGATTGGGTATCCCTATCATTATCAGCGTTATCGTGTTCATTATATTTTATATCCTCGATAATACTGGTTATCGAATGTCACGTCAGGGAGACTGGGCGATATGGTTTGGTAAAGGATTGTCTATGGCTGTTCTTATCCCAATGGCAGTCTTCTTCACCTATAAGGCGAACAATGATTCAGCAGTGTTCAATGCAGATATGTATAAGAACATGTTGATGAAGATGTTTGGATTACGTGTGAAACGTAGTATAGCCAGCAAGGAGGTTATCTTAAATGACCCTGATTATAGCAAGGCTGCAGTACAACTCAGTGATTTGAGCGTAAGAATTACGGAGTATGCTAAGACACGTAGGTTGAAGTCTGCACCTAATATTATAAAGGTGTTCTTCCGCTATCATACGGATCATGTTATTGAAAAGATTAATGATGAACTTGAAAATGTCATAGAGGACTTAGGCAATACGCGTAATAAAGTCATCATGGCAGAATTAAATAAATACCCAATATTAGCAGTAAAGGCACATACAAGACCATTCGATCATAAGTGGTCGAACATTCTTGCAGCAGTCATAGTGCCTGCTGGTATTTTCTTCTACTTCCGAATGTGGCGTTTCCGCTTACGTCTTTATCGCGACCTTCGTACTATTATTAGCTGTAATGATACGATTATCGCTGAGATACAACGTATAAAGGAAAAAGAAGAAGCAAAGGGCTATTGA
- a CDS encoding START-like domain-containing protein, with amino-acid sequence MSKKIELEYELKTRSGSAVWALISTPIGLMKWLADEVTIDEDVATFIWGDPLREHDTHTATVVEMVKNNYIRFHWDSSESDSYWEMKMFHSEIAGNYHLLVTDFADDDDVEGLEQLWNQNIDRLHRITGM; translated from the coding sequence ATGAGTAAGAAAATCGAACTGGAATACGAATTGAAAACACGTTCGGGCAGTGCTGTGTGGGCACTGATTAGTACACCAATTGGTTTGATGAAATGGTTGGCAGATGAAGTAACGATTGATGAAGATGTAGCAACCTTTATTTGGGGTGACCCGCTACGTGAACACGATACACATACAGCAACAGTTGTCGAAATGGTGAAGAACAATTATATACGTTTTCATTGGGACTCGTCTGAGAGTGATTCTTATTGGGAAATGAAGATGTTTCATAGCGAGATTGCTGGTAATTATCATCTGTTGGTTACTGACTTCGCTGATGATGATGATGTGGAAGGGTTGGAACAACTTTGGAATCAGAATATAGACCGCCTACATCGTATAACAGGGATGTAA
- a CDS encoding DUF362 domain-containing protein, protein MAYVIGNDCIACGTCIDECPVEAISEGDIYKIDADACTECGTCASVCPSEAISLP, encoded by the coding sequence ATGGCTTACGTAATTGGTAATGATTGTATCGCTTGTGGTACATGTATCGACGAATGTCCAGTAGAGGCTATCTCTGAGGGTGATATCTATAAAATTGATGCAGACGCTTGTACTGAGTGTGGTACTTGTGCATCAGTTTGCCCAAGTGAGGCTATCAGCCTTCCATAA